From the Oxalobacter vibrioformis genome, the window TGCCATGCTGGTCTTTCAACCAGATAAGATCCGGAATATTCTCGAAAAGACTCCGGATACGCGCCTCACTCTCTCTCAGGTCGGTATTCACCTTCTGCAAATCCTCTGTTCTGACCTGTACCATTTCTTCCAGATTGGACAGCAGATTATTTCTCGCCTGTTGAACACGGACCAGAAGTGATGCAAGCACAAATGAAATCAGCAGGACAAAAAACGTGATGCCGATATGCTTGGCAATGGAATACGGCATGCCGGTGTTGTATTTGGCTATCGGCAAAAGCGAGACGATCTTCCACTGATAAGCTCTGATATCCACCTGGGCGTCACTGGGAGAAAATATTTTGGTACTGCCGGTACTTGACTTGTGCCAGGCTTCAAGCGGGCGCAATGTCTGGAAACTCCACAGGCCTTCCCGGGTCAGAAACTGCCCTGAATCCTCATGGCTGATCATTTCCCAGGCATCAGGATAGCGGCTCAGCATACTGCGCTCACCCTGCTGGAACATGAAAGCAAACTCATCTTCTGATGCAGGTCCTTTCAGCCAGTACCCATCCTGGTTGAGCAGCCAGATCTGGTGACTGAGCAGACTTGTCGACTGCTCAAAGCGCTGAAGCATATCACTGGCAAAAAGATTGATCATCAGGATGCCGCGTTTTTTGCCCCACTGATCAAATACCGGAACACCCAGACGAATCGTCGGAACATAAGGTACTTCGATGGCATCATGCTCAATATTCAGATCAAGAGGGGAAACATAGACCTCTCCCTTGTTGAGCTTGAATGTGTCGGCAAAAAAGTACCGGTCTTTCCTGTCCTGCAGCTTTTTTGGCAGCACGCGCTGTGGTTCAGGTGTCTGGTAGTTCACCCTGAGTCGCTCATTACCCGTTTCATCTATCCACCGGATTTTGTGGTAAACCTGCTTGATCCTTGAAAAGGTTATCCAGTCAACCGCCACCTGATCAATATTGCGGCTGGTCGGGTTATCGAGCATCTGGTGAAAGTCGGTCCGGTCATACAGATCGAGCAAATCCCGGGTGGCATACTGCAGACTTCGGTCCAGGGAGATGACACCGGCCATCACCGTGGCATACTCTGTTTTTGCATGCTGATCGTGGGTATGACGGAGTTCGTGCTGATAGTAGAAATAACTGCCGACGCAAATCACCACGGCAATAGGGATGAATGTCAGAAACAGACGCAATCCGGGACGAAATTGCATTCTTGTTACATCGACCAGCCATCTGATCACTGATTTCATCGCAACGCCCGGAAAAAGTATGACATGGTTTCTGTCTTTTACCCTGGTATGCCAGCCTGTACAAAAACAAGCCAGCACCTGTAGACAGCCGACTCCGACTGCCGGTTATTGTGTATTTCCCTTACTGCTGCCGCTCAAAAGCTCAGTCGGATTTGGGAATGCCTTCAATTTTGCTGCCCGGTTCGATCTTCCGGGTGGCAAACCAGCCCTGATTCATTTCCAGGGCATAACCAACCCATCCGCTGCTGCAATGCGAAGTGGTCGTCAGCGGTTCCATATCCTCTATATTGACGATAACCCCATCCTGATCAATAAATGCAACAGATAATGGAATATAGGTATTTTTCATCCACATGCAGACTTTTGCCGGCGCGCCAAAATCAAACAGCATCCCGCCGTTTTTATCCAGTCGCTTTCTGAACATCAGACCCTTTGTACGCTGATCCTCTGTTTTGGCAAGCTCGGCTTTTATCACATGCTTTCCGATTTTCAGATTAACGACAGGAAATTCAGATACAGGTTCTGCAGCAACAGCCGGGGAAAAAGATACCGCCAACGAGAATAATAAGGTGACAATAAAGGAAATTCTTTTCATATCATGAGCAACCGGCATCATTAATATGAAAATCATACAATACCAATAAAGAAAAAGGCAGGGAAACCCCCTGCCTTTTTTAAACGGACTGGCAAAAAATTATTTTTTTGCGTCTGCTTTTTCGACTTTGGCTTCTGCCTTGCCAGCTTTGGCTTCTGCCTTGTCAGCTTTGACTTCTGCCTTGTCAGCTTTGACTTCTGCCTTGTCAGCTTTGGCTTTTGCTTTCTTGGCAGGCGCTTTCTTGGCAGGTGCAGCTTTTTCAGCAGGTGCTTTCTCGGCAGGTGCTTTTTCAGCAGGTGCCTGGGCAAACGCAGCGGTAGCAAACAAACCGGAGATCAGAACAGCGATAAGCTTTTTCATTTTGCACATCCTTAAAATTGAAGTTGGGATAAATTGGATTCAGTAAATAACTGAATCACTGCCATTAACGGATAACGGTTTCATCCGGTTGACAGTGATTCAGCGATTTTTATCCCAAACTGCAATTATTTTTTGGCTTCAGCTTTTTCAGCTTTGGCTTCGGCTTTCTCTGCCTTGACTTCCGCTTTTTCAGCTTTCATTTCAGCCTGTGCTGGTGCCTTTTGAGGAGCAGGTGCCTGAGCGAAAGCAGCGGTGGCAAACAGGGCGGAAACAAAAACAGCGATCAGTTTTTTCATTTTCTTTATCCTTTAGAAATAATGAGGGAGGTGTCTTATTGATGGAATTGATTATTTTTTAGCATCGGCTTTTTCAACTTTGACTTCAGCTTTTTCAGCTTTCATGTCAGCCTTGACTTCTGCCTTTTCTGCAGGAGCAGGTGCCTTTTGCGGGGCTGGCGCCTGTGCAAAAGCAGCGGTAGCAAACAGGGCGGAAACAAAAACAGCGATCAGTTTTTTCATTTTCTTTATCCTTTAAAAGCAAAAATTAGAACGTGTCAGATTCTCTTGAATCACTCTCCTAACGGCTGACGCTTTCGTCAGGTTGACAATGCCCCTTTCCTTTTTGACATTCATGTATGTATTTTTTAAAGGGCATTATTTTTGCATTTTAAAAAAAATTATTAAAAACATGGGATTACATATCCCTCCAAAACCCGCGCTGCTGTTACAATTTGTAACACTTAAGGCAAGTCAAAAGAAAAGCCTCGCCCATTTCAAGCTTGCTGCCTGAAGTATAGTGACGGATAAAAATAAATCATCAGGCAGATTCCGGCTGGCACTCGCCTTTCATCTTCTTATCAACGGAATAGACATGAAACCGCTTGTTCACTTTATACATGGAAAAGAAAGCGGCCCCTGGGGCAGCAAAATCACTTATCTCGCCCAAATTGTCCGGGAAATGGGATATGACGTTGACAGCATCGACTACTCGGGCACCTTCGATCCGGCCAAACGGGTGCAGATGCTGGCCCAATCCCATGCAAAACGGCCTGCTACCTATCTCGTGGGTTCCAGTATGGGCGGGTGGGTAGCACTCACCGCCAGCGCGGCCATTTCTGTTGATGGCCTGTTTCTCCTCGCCCCGGCGGTCTATATGGATGACTATCCGCCACATGAGGTTGGCTGTCCGGGCAATGCCATTGAAATCGTACACGGCTGGCATG encodes:
- a CDS encoding DUF192 domain-containing protein, producing MIKAELAKTEDQRTKGLMFRKRLDKNGGMLFDFGAPAKVCMWMKNTYIPLSVAFIDQDGVIVNIEDMEPLTTTSHCSSGWVGYALEMNQGWFATRKIEPGSKIEGIPKSD
- a CDS encoding YqiA/YcfP family alpha/beta fold hydrolase, whose protein sequence is MKPLVHFIHGKESGPWGSKITYLAQIVREMGYDVDSIDYSGTFDPAKRVQMLAQSHAKRPATYLVGSSMGGWVALTASAAISVDGLFLLAPAVYMDDYPPHEVGCPGNAIEIVHGWHDSLIPYQHVVRFSQEHNCTLHLVDDEHRLQHRLDQVGDYLKAFLKRMASNRS